One window of Etheostoma spectabile isolate EspeVRDwgs_2016 chromosome 6, UIUC_Espe_1.0, whole genome shotgun sequence genomic DNA carries:
- the lta gene encoding lymphotoxin-alpha, which produces MSLREEQQKYFDTESAAYTGMEGQSRSSNKYLLLQVWCGILTVAMVVMAALLISIKPKSTEGEVSTLKPETVKPTGLIAPYKGSSFSHIQLQKSMDNHWQVTLPRCLSCSLVLLNDSIHCNDSGLYFIYAQVTFNKPKESQTKLVTLKRNATLGRKQKTLVEGTFPNTTEGTVWVAKTVSLTAGDSVSLNIKGDFLKDSTLTFWGAYQLH; this is translated from the exons ATGTCTCTCAGAGAAGAGCAGCAGAAATACTTTGACACTGAAAGTGCAGCATACACTGG AATGGAGGGTCAGTCGAGGTCCTCTAATAAGTATCTGCTGCTGCAGGTGTGGTGTGGCATCCTCACTGTGGCCATGGTGGTCATGGCTGCACTTTTGATTTCAATCAAACCAAAGTCAACTGAG GGAGAAGTCTCTACACTGAAGCCAGAAACCGTCAAACCAACAGGTCTAATAG CTCCCTATAAAG GATCCTCTTTCTCACACATCCAGCTACAAAAGT CTATGGACAATCACTGGCAAGTCACACTACCAAGATGTCTCTCCTGCTCCCTCGTCCTGCTGAACGACTCCATCCACTGCAATGACAGCGGCCTCTACTTTATCTACGCCCAGGTCACCTTCAACAAGCCTAAGGAAAGTCAAACCAAATTAGTGACTTTGAAAAGAAATGCCACCCTTGGCAGAAAACAGAAGACACTGGTTGAGGGGACCTTCCCAAACACAACAGAGGGCACCGTGTGGGTGGCCAAGACTGTCAGCCTTACAGCGGGAGACAGTGTCAGCTTAAATATCAAAGGGGATTTTCTAAAAGATAGCACATTGACATTCTGGGGTGCCTATCAGCTTCATTAG
- the glrx3 gene encoding glutaredoxin 3, producing MANLIEATTNQQFEDFLTKAGKCLTVVHFQAAWAPQCGQMNEVMAELAKEHADTTFVKLEAEAVPEVSEKYDIASVPTFLFFKGGEKVDRLDGANAPELTKKVQRLAVTGSPGGAAESTTTDLNQRLKKLINAAPCMLFMKGSSQEPRCGFSRQIVGLLKEHSIQFSSFDILSDEEVRQGLKTYSNWPTYPQLYVNGELVGGLDIVKELAESGELENTCPKAVTLEHRLKTIINQSPVMLFMKGNKDAARCGFSRQTLEILNSTGVDFDTFDILQDEEVRQGLKTYSNWPTYPQLYVKGDLIGGLDILKELKESGDLVSVLKGES from the coding sequence atggCGAATCTCATTGAGGCAACAACAAATCAGCAGTTTGAAGATTTCCTAACCAAAGCTGGAAAATGCCTCACCGTAGTGCATTTCCAGGCGGCATGGGCTCCTCAGTGCGGCCAAATGAACGAAGTGATGGCCGAGCTGGCCAAGGAGCACGCCGACACCACGTTTGTCAAGCTGGAGGCGGAAGCGGTGCCGGAGGTCTCGGAGAAGTATGATATCGCCTCTGTCCCCACGTTTCTTTTCTTCAAGGGAGGGGAGAAAGTGGACCGCCTGGACGGGGCCAATGCTCCAGAGCTGACCAAGAAGGTGCAGCGCTTGGCAGTCACCGGGAGTCCGGGTGGGGCTGCGGAAAGTACCACCACAGACCTGAACCAGCGGCTGAAGAAGCTGATCAACGCAGCGCCTTGCATGCTTTTCATGAAGGGGTCGTCGCAGGAGCCCCGTTGCGGTTTCAGCCGGCAGATAGTCGGCCTGCTGAAGGAGCATAGCATCCAGTTCAGCAGCTTCGACATCCTGTCCGACGAGGAGGTTCGACAGGGGCTAAAGACCTACTCCAACTGGCCCACTTACCCTCAGCTATATGTGAATGGAGAGCTGGTGGGAGGACTGGACATAGTGAAGGAGCTGGCTGAGTCCGGAGAGCTGGAGAACACCTGTCCCAAGGCTGTCACCTTGGAGCACCGTCTGAAGACCATCATCAACCAGAGTCCAGTCATGCTGTTCATGAAGGGCAACAAGGATGCTGCAAGATGTGGTTTCAGCAGGCAGACACTGGAGATTTTAAACAGCACCGGTGTGGATTTTGACACCTTTGATATTCTGCAGGATGAAGAGGTGCGTCAGGGGCTCAAGACCTATTCCAACTGGCCAACCTACCCCCAGCTCTACGTGAAAGGAGACCTGATCGGTGGTTTGGACATACTCAAGGAGCTAAAGGAGAGTGGAGACCTAGTATCAGTGCTGAAGGGGGAGTCTTAA